The genomic region GCCCGCTCGGGCTGCTGGCGATCGCCGCAGCATCGCTGATCCCGTCGATCGCACTGCTGTCGTGGTTCGCCGCCCACGGAGCGCTGCGCGATTTCTTCGACCAGGCCGTGCTGTTCAACCTGCAATACATCGATACGAAGGCGCGCACGCCGCTCGGGACGCTGCGTGCGCTGACGCGCACCATCGGCGAATGGAACGACATCGAGACGCTGCTCGCGCCGGCCGCCATTGCCGGGCTCGTTCTCGGCCGCCGGCTGGCGCCCGGCGGATCGCACGTGCGGCTTCCGGTATCTCTCGTCGTCTACGGTCTCATCTACGGCGGCATGACGTTCGTCAGCTACCAGTCGTGGCCGGATGCGATTCTGCTGGGCCCGATCGTCGCGGCATTGCTTGCGACCGGGCTCTGGTCGCTTCTTCGCCTACGCCTGTCGGATTTCGCGGCAGCGGCGGCGGTCGTCGCGGTGCTGGCGCTGGCCGCGATCCCGGGTGCACGCCCGAGGTTTCATCCACCGGTCGATTTTTCCGAGCAGCGCGAGCGCTTCGCGCAGCTGGCAGCCGGGCTGTCTCCGTCGGACCGGGTAATCTCCGTCAGCGTGCCGGAGTTCCTGATTCACACGGGGTTGCGCAACGGCTGGAAGTGGCCGTACCTGTGGTTCGGCGTCGACAGCTTCGCGGCCGACCACACCGACGGCGGATTCGACGGAATCCTCGGTGATCTCGATCGCAGCCCTCCGGCGCTGATGCTCGTCGGACGGCTGTGGGCGGGACCCGAGCGCGCGCGTTTCGAGCAATGGGCCGCCGGTCGCTACGAGATCCGCAGCGTGCGGATCTTCCCGCACGTCAAACGGCCGCTTCGGATGTACCGGCTCAAAGGCTGAGGGGCGTCGGCGCGCGGGCCCTGGCACCGCTCAGTCTTTCAGAAGTTGTCCTTGAGCCGCCGCGTGGCGGCGAAGATCGACTCGGCGTCGGTGCCGGCGCCGGACTCGCGCGCGCGCACGGACGCCGCGAGCTCCGGGCTCGACCAGCGCAGAAAGGGATTGGTCTGCTTCTCGAGCGCGATCGTCGTCGGAACCGTCGGCTTGCCGGCGCGCAGCAGATCGGCAACTTCTTCGCGGCGCCGCGCGAGCGCTCGGTTCGACGGCTCGAGCATTGCCGCAAACTCGAGGTTCCTCGCCGTGTACTCGTGACCGCAGTACACGCGCGTGTCGTCGGGCAGGCCGGCGAGCTTCGTCAGCGACGACATCATCTGGCGGGCGTCGCCTTCGAACAGCCGCCCGCATCCGCCGGCGAACAGCGTGTCGCCGGTGAACACGACGCGCTCCGCCGGGAAATGGTACGCAAGATGCCCGCGCGTGTGGGCCGGAATGAAGATCGCACGTGCAGCGAGCGAACCGACGGCGAGCTCTTCCCCGTCGGCCAGGCCGCGCGTGATGCCGGGAATGCGTGCGCGGTCTTCGGCGAAGCCGTAGACCTCGACGCTGCCGGCCGGCAGCCTGGCGAGCAGGTCGTCGTTACCGCCGACATGATCGAAATGATGGTGCGTCGAGAGAATCGCGACGATCGTGACGCCTTCGCGGTCGGCCGCGGAAATGACCGGGCCTGCTTCGGCGACGTCGACGACGCCGCAGACGCGCGCAGACTCGTCGATGACGAGGTACGCGTAGTTGTCGGCAAGCTGCGCGACCGGGACGACGCGCACCGGGCTATTCCTGTCCAGCCGGCTTCGCCGGTTGTCCAGCCGGCTTCGTCGCTTCTCCGGCTGGCGTCGCGGGCTGACCGGCTGGCGCGGGTTGCGATGCTGCGGGAGCCGGCTTCGTTGCCGCCGCGGCTGCGCCCTTTGCCGGTTTTTCCGCCTGCAGCTCGCCCTCGAGCATCTCGCTCGTCACGCTGTCCTGTCCGCCGCCGCCGGTCGGTGCGGCCTCGTCGTCATCATCCGGCATCCGCGCGGGCGGGTAGTAACTGATGGATGCTTCCTTGGTGCGAATGACTTCGCCGGTTTCGGGATCGATGTCCTCGGTCGTCTGCTTGTAGCGCTTGATGCTGTCGTCGTTGACGTTGTGTTCGCGCGCGACCAGCTTTTCGTCGCGATAGCTCTCGGCGTATTCCTGCCAGAACAGGCCGTCGCGCATGACGCCGCGGTGAACGGCCAGCAGCTTGCCGTTGCCCCAGACGCGGTATTCGAGCTGATTGCCGTCGAGCTTGACGCCGAAGATCATCCCGCGGCTCGGCGGCTGCTCGACCTCGCCGTTGAACTTCGCGATGCGGAAATGCCCGTACGGATCGCGCTTCAGCGAAGGTCCGCCGATGTAGTATTTGAAGCCGGGCAGGATCGGGATTTTTGCGACGGTGGCCGTGCTTCCGGTCGCGCCGGTGCCGGGAGCCGACGTTTCCTCTTTGGAACATCCGAGCAGCGCGGCGGCGAGAACGGCCGGCAGTAGAATCGCAAATCGCTTCTTCATGCTTTTTTCCTTCCTGGGATTCGAGGCTCGACCGTCGAGCGGGCGGATGCCGGAAGCGTCAAACGTGTTTCACGCCGGGCGAACCTTCGGCTCCAGGCTCGGAAGTCCTTCGAGAATTTTCTGGGCTCCGGTGGTCGGCTTGACGACACGCGACGGCACGCGGCGTGCCCCCGAAGGCTTGACGCCCTCGCCGGTGTCCGCATCGCCGGCAGGAACGAGGCCCACTTCCGCGGCAAGCCGTTCCTCGAGCTCATCGATGCGCTTGCGCAGCCGTTCGACGTCTTCGAGCACGCGTGCTCGCTGCTGCTGAGTACCCTCGATGGAGCCGGCGCTTTCGGCGAGCGCGTCGAGGCGTTGCTGCGTACGCGCCTGCAGGTCGGCGAGCGTTGCCGTC from Candidatus Limnocylindrales bacterium harbors:
- the gloB gene encoding hydroxyacylglutathione hydrolase, whose translation is MRVVPVAQLADNYAYLVIDESARVCGVVDVAEAGPVISAADREGVTIVAILSTHHHFDHVGGNDDLLARLPAGSVEVYGFAEDRARIPGITRGLADGEELAVGSLAARAIFIPAHTRGHLAYHFPAERVVFTGDTLFAGGCGRLFEGDARQMMSSLTKLAGLPDDTRVYCGHEYTARNLEFAAMLEPSNRALARRREEVADLLRAGKPTVPTTIALEKQTNPFLRWSSPELAASVRARESGAGTDAESIFAATRRLKDNF